The Calliphora vicina unplaced genomic scaffold, idCalVici1.1 scaffold_59, whole genome shotgun sequence DNA window CGGACGACCAGAGTCTTTCGATGATTTTTTCctcgtataaaaaaaaaaaaaaaaaaaaaaaaaaaaaaaaaaaaacatacatacatacatacatacatacatacatacatacatacatactgttTATGCGTaaaatgtgtttgttttttaactgCCCAAATTTAAAGATCCTGTGCTGTACAAAAACTTCCAGTCGACGGGAAGTTTTTGAACTCTCACTTGCTCTCTTTtactaaagtatattttatccgTGTGCcttaaacataaaaaagaaattgtaaCTAAATTTACTTACCAAACAACCCCAGAGAAAAAAGGTTCGTATAACcagaataaaatattgttcaaaGTACACAATTAATCCCccgtatttttatttataaaaatttgttaaatttgtttacgcTGCATCCCAACATTTTTGGTCCAATCGAACCGGATTGGCAAATCGTAAATAAAGTTAACAAATAATATCATTACAGAGTATATACTCCAAATCAACCCCCGTGGAATTCACAAAGGTAAACCCCCAAGTGGATCTACAAATTTGTTCTTGCTGAAGAACAATTCAACCCCCAAGCAAAAAAAACGTCATCGTTTTGTCATCAAAACAacatctttaatttttaaataaaagtaagtGTCGATAAACCTTTTATTATTATCTAAAGTGCAAAGAATATACCAACAAAAGTGCAAAAACAAATATAGTGGATACAGTTATTATTGTGTGTACCAAAAAATTTCCTCCAGTAAAGTGAAACGAAATCCACACAAAtcaatatttatagttattgaGTGAAAATCAtaagtaaaataacaaaataacaaaaacataaaaacattgtTAATCTCAGTCGTGTTAAAGTCATATTCACAcatacaaaagttttttttttgtgatcgcACGCAACTTGAagttgttaatgttttttttcttcttttcgtTTAATCTCTCATACACAAACCCCGTTCAAACCGCACACAACTTGAAGTTGTAAGTGAAGAGTTTAGAGTTTAGAAATTAAGAGAGTGATTAACAGAAAAGTTACAACTGAGATCAAACCACACACAACATAACGTTTATGAACAagtgtaacaaaagaaaataaaagaaataaataaacaaaaattgttcgaACACAGCAACATacacataaaaacaaattgtaaacaCAACAAGAGAacgttgttttttatttatcttttatcTTTTGTATCCAGTTTATATTTGGTATCTGTGATGAAGATACAATATCTATATCTGTAAATATTAAACTTACCCAGTGAACATAACcccataaacatttttaaattgaataagttgaaataaattaaattcaaataaatttaattaaaaacaaattaaaataaattaaattaatataaataactttaaaaacaaacaaaaaactttttttttcaaagtaaacaattaaatccgaattaaaataattaaaagaattgaataaatttttatttaaaataaaattaattttttttaaattgtaagttcattaaaattcaaaaagaaactTTTCACACATAAACAATAATAACTGTAACCTTAGCATCTGTTATTCCTGCGTTCATCGTCAATATATGCactttttacacaaattgtatTTTGGTTATTTCTCcgatattaaatattaacatcTATACTtgcactttatttatttatttattcttattaaattattatcatTGGTTTAAACTTTTTTACCGCGTTTATACTATTATTGGCAATTCGGCTGTAAAAcaataattgatatttttgagaatttttgtcgTTTGATATCTCGGATACCTATGATACAATAGTATTAGTACTATACTTCGTTATTGCTGCAATTGGTTCGGTAGAGGAAAAATATTATCGTCTCGATTCTTTCTGTTGCTTGAAAACTTAATAACATTCTCGATCTGTTCTCTTAATCAATATAAATCGTATATCAAGCACATTTTTAGATTGctcaattcattttttaaacCCCACTCGCTTCTGAAATTTCGTAATGTCGGTTCTAGACTCTTTTATTCGCGCTTCGGATCGCGTGGTTGAATTTCAGGCCTACTTTGATACACTTCCCACTGATGGTCACTCCCTCCATACGTTAGAGGTCCAAAAAGATGAAATTGTTCGTCTATGGTCAGATTTTAGGTCATGTTATGATGAGATTCTGAATAAATTCAATGAGTTAGAGGAAGAAGTCGAAATCGAAACTTTAAAATCGAGATTTTATtctacttttgaggctcacGTCAAGGTTTTGTCAAAGTCTAATGAACTTTTAGATGCCCTTTGTCAAAAGGCTAGCGCTAATACGGCTCCAGACCCTGTTACCGTCCCTATAATTGATAATTCACCCCATATTACATTGCCTCCTTGTGATACCGAAGTATTTCATGGTGATTACCAGTCATGGCCAACATTTCGTGACATGTTCACGGCCTTATATCGGAACAGCAAACGTTTGTCACCTGTTGAAAAGATGTGTCACTTAATAAAGAAAACACAAGGTGAGGCTCGTGAGTTACTCAAAACATGCCCTATAACAAACGAAGGATTTGAAATGGCTTGGCAAAATCTAGTCTCTAGATATGAAAATAAGCGAGTTCTTATAAACGCTTAATTAAAAACGCTCTTTAACATCTCCCCCGTCTCAAAAGAAACGAGTAGTAATATTAGACGTATTCAACGCACAATCAACGATTGTGTTACAAACCTGTCCCTTCTCAAAATAGATACAGAAAACTGGGATATAATCTTTGTCTACATTTGTTCTACATGCTTACCGGAAGTTACTCTCAGTCTATGGGAACAATCGTTACCAAATAGCACAGAGTTGCCAACATGGAAACAAATGGATAGTTTCTTGACATCAAGGTTTCAAACATTAGAATCAGTTGCTGATATTCGTACCACTTTTATAAACCCCAATAGTTCCAATCACAACAAATTCCCTAATCCGAAAAAGCAAAATTTCTCAGATAAAAAGAAGTTGAATAGCTACAACACCAGTGTATCTGTTAATAAATCTGGAAAATGTTCCATCTGTCCTGAGGTACACCCCCTAAGACTTTGCCCTTCCTTTCTTGCAATGGCTGTTGAAGAACGTTTTGCGATCGTCAAGAGACAAAAGCGTTGTACCAATTGCCTTGGAACTTCTCATGAGTTCAAGAAATGTAGAAGTCAATATGTTTGCCATTTATGCAAACAAAAGCATCATTCGTTGCTTCATCGCACAGAGAGTTCTAACCCCCAAACAGCCACTCGAACAGTGGTTTTACCCCCGAATTCAAACCCTAGTGACTCTCGTGTGATTAACCCCCCTCAAACATCAAATTGTAACAATAATCCATCAACTTCTGCTGAAGCTGCAGCACAAATGCGACAAACGTATTCAACTCAAATACAGTCCACTTCTAATTCAACAGTTTTACTCGGAACAGCTCTTGTCGATATTTATTCAGACAATCTTAAATACACAGTTCGAGCTTTAATCGACTCTGCATCTGAGgctacttttatttcaaaaaggcTTCAAAGTAAACTCTTATTGAAAACTCGATCTTCACAAACTGAAGTTCATGGCCTGAATGGAGCCTTAACTGCAACATCAACACAGTTATGCTACATTCGTATCGGCTCACCCATTGATCACATGTTTGAAACATCTACAGATGCTTTCGTCGTTAAAAAACTCACTGGCGAACTCCCGTATTACCCCTTATCAGCTCTAAAAGATCACGAATTCTCGGATTTGAGAAGGGCTGACGCTCATATTCATAAGTGTTCGGAAATTGAATTACTCCTTGGTGGAGACATTTACCCTAAAATCTTACGAAACGGTTTGCGATGGGACAGTACTCAATCGTTAGTAGCACAACAAACAGTTTTCGGATGGATCATCACTGGTAAAATTGCGACGCAAAATAATATTCGTTCGGTCTCTTCTTTCTATAATGAAATTGCGCTAAACAATCAGCTGCAGAAATTCTGGGAGCTCGAAGAAGTTCCAAAGAAGCCTCGTCTTTCTGAAGAAGATCTCCATTGCGAAAATGTGTACCAGTCTACGACGTATCGTGATGACAGTGGACGCTTTGTGGTTTCATTGCCATTTCGACGCGAATATCCCGAAGATATTAACATTGGCTCTTCTCGTCATATTGCACTCTCTCAATTTCTAAGAAATGAATCTAGACTGATGAAAAATCCCCAACTTAAATCCGAGTATGATCGAGTCATTTCCGAATACTCATCACTCAAACAAATGATAAATGTCAGTCCATCGATTTCCAATTCAACATATTATTTACCCCACCATGCAGTTCTGAAACCCGAAAGCACTACCACAAAGTTACGTGTAGTCTTTAATGCTTCGAGTCCTTCATCGAATGGGAATAGTCTCAATGATTTACTCTACCCTGGTCCTATTCTACAAGCggatttaacaattttgatactgCGTTGGAGACTTTTCAGATATGTTTTCAATTctgatattgaaaaaatgtatcgGCAGATACTTGTGAATCCTTCTCACACCCCATTCCAAAGAATCATTTTCCGTAATTCCACCCATGAAGATCCTCAAGATTTCGAGCTAAACACCGTAACTTTTGGTGTAAACTGTGCCCCTTACCTGGCTATACGTACTCTGCTTGAATTAGCTAAAACATGCGAAAAATCAAACCCCGCAGTTTCCGATATTTTACGGAACTATATGTATGTTGATGACGTATTAGCTGGCGCTCATACTCTATCTCAGATCACCCCGATCGAAACTCAGTTACGAAAAGATCTGTTTTGTCAGAAATCGCTAAACTGTTTGACCCCGCCGGTTGGCTTTCCCCCAAAATAATCGTCGCTAAGATAATCATGCAACAGATCTGGAAGGATGAGACAAACTGGGATGAAGACCTGAAAACATCAACTCTTCAACAATGGCATGAATTCTTAGATGACTattcaaatatagaaaatatccgAATCCCCCGCTTCGTCGAATTTGACCCGTCGTATTCAATCGAACTACATGGCTTTTGTGACGCTTCGGAAAAAGCTTATGCCGCAACATTGTATCTACGAGCAGAAAACCAGGGTTGCGTATCTTCACATCTGCTAGTCGCCAAAACTAAAGTGGCCCCAGTCaactttagttttttcattACCCCGTAAAGAACTTTGTGGAGCAGAACTACTAGCTACAATGATTGATTCTATTCAGTCTCAACTCAATCTTAAAAATCTTCAACTATATATGTGGACCGATTCAACAATAGTCTTGGCATGGCTACAAAAACCCCCTAATCGATGGAAAACTTTCGTTGAAAACAGAGTTTCTTCCATCGTCGAAAAAGTTGGCAGTCAATCGTGGTCTCATGTTGACTCTAAAAATAACCCCGCCGATTTGGCAACCCGTGGTCTCACAATACCCCAACTCATGTCGAATGATTTATGGTGGCATGGACCTTCGTGGCTCAGATGTCCCCAGAGTGAATGGCCAACGAGTTCAAGTTTTAACACTGAAGAAGAGGCAAAACCTGTTCATGTTCACGTAAATCTGATCCAAAGTACAGATATTTTGAGCGATTTTTCAGATTTTCCAAGGGCTATGCGTGTTATATGTCAGATATTTCGGTTTTATTACAGGTGTAACCGAAGTCAGCGCCATAATTTAGTAACTACCGACGAATTAACACGAGCCGAACTACATCACGCAAAATCTCGAATGATAATAGCAAGCCAAAAGTTATACTTCGAAAATGATTATAACTTATTATCTCAAGGCCAAGAAATCCCCCGGAAAAGTAACATTTTAACGTTCAACCCTTTCATAGACACCgctggtataatgagaataaatgGTCGATTGGCTAATTCCCCCCTATTAAGCTATGATGAACGGTATCCAATATTACTGCCATATCATGGACGCTACAcaagattatttttaatatatttgcacaaatattcCATTCATGGCCAGAACGCTCTCTTATATAGACTAATGCGCCTTTATTATTACGTTCCTAAGCTCAAGGTactaaagaaaacaataatatCTCAATGTCGTACATGCGTAATACAAAAACGTCAGAAAAGTCAGCAGATAATGGCGGCCTTACCCCCAGAGAGGACAACACTTTCTCGTCCTTTTGATAACACAGGTGTCGACTTCGCTGGCCCCTTCGATATTAAGACTTATGCAGGCCGTGGTTGTAAAGTAACAAAAGGTTACGTACTGGTATTCGTATGTTTTGCGACAAAGGCTATACATCTCGAAGCCACCAGCGAAATTTCTACTCAAGCGTTCTTAGCTGCGTTTGCACGATTCTTTTCTCGTCGTGGATCACCGAGTGCTCTATATTCAGACAATGGTACTGCATTTGTTGGCGCTTCCCATATAATGGACGTTGACAAAACCAATTTTATCTCTCTTGTACGACGAAAACTACTTGATAAACACACGTTTGCTTCGCTTGAATGGCATTTTATTCCTCCAGGTGCGCCACATATGGGAGGGCTCTGGGAAGCAGGAGTCAAGAGCTTCAAGATGCACTTAAAACGAATCTCTCATAGTCAGAGTTTTACATATGAAGAGTTCTCGACTTTATTGGCTAGAATTGAATCATGTCTAAATTCCAGACCGCTTAGCCCTAGTAGTGAAGACCCCGCATATCTATGTGCTTTAACCCCCGGACATTTCCTTATCGGTAGTCCATTATTGTCACCCCCCGAACCTAATTTAACTGATCACTCATTGAGTTATGTTAATCGATGGCAGAAGCTAAAGGTTCTACATCATCATTTTGCTCAAAGGTGGAAAGAGGAATACCTCAAAGAACTCCACAAACGGTTTAAGTGGAAATACCCCCAGCGTGATTACGCTATCGGAGATCTAGTCATTATAAGAAGAGATAATTTACCCCCAAATCAATGGCGGCTTGGCCGCATTGAAAAAGTTGTTCGCGGTAAAGATAACCGAGTTAGAGTCGCCGAAGTACGAACTGCCAACGGCATCGTTACTAGGCCTATCGTAAAATTAGTTTTACTTCCCAATCCCGAACAACACTAATaacttatttttctatttattcacAGCCACTACGATGTCCAGTCAACGCCGTCGAAGTCTATCACCATTGGAGGAAAAACACAAAACTCACAATCAACGCCATCGTCACGAATCCTATGATTGCCGTCTATGTCGCAAAGATCACCCCCTCAGAAGGTGTATCAAATTTAAATCCATGAATGTCTCTGAGAAGCTCAAGGTCGTCAAACGTTATCGCTATTGTGAGAATTGCTTAGGCCACTCACATCAGATAAACCGCTGTCGCAACACCGATCGTTGCCGCCAATGTAAGGGCAAGCATCATACTTTACTCCACCGCCATAAACGTTTGAACGATAATAAATCTGACGCCGATGCCTCTACAACTCAATCGTCCTCCGTAATCCGTAGTATTACTTTTCTTCCGACGGTAGTATTAAAAATGGAACTGGGAGACAAGTATCATAATGTCCGAGGTATAATTAACCCATGTGTGGAAGTCAGTTCTATAGCAGCATTTCTCGTGGAACGATATAAGTTACCCGAAGAAAAAATCGGATCTGATCGGTGGTGCAAAATTAAGATACGCCCACGTTTCGATGATGATGTAAGTTTCAATGTGACGGCTATGGCGACTAGTGATCTTCCCCGAAAACAACCCAAAGAGAAGATTGATGATAGAGTTGCTTCTCTGTACTCCAATCTAAGACTGGCCGACCctaaattttatgaagatttGGACATAAACTTTGTTCTGGGCGCTGATATTTATCCCCGTCTTGTCCGACCCAGCATACAGCCAGAATCAGTCGGATCTCCAATGGCTCAAGACACCACCCTAGGCTGGgttataattggaaaatttggCGTCTAGATGCAAATCTCTATTGTTGCtgtataaacatttgttttgttttattttatgatttctattaatttttttccgaattttttgTATCGGGaattgttattctatttttatCCATATTAAGAAATGAATTGTacaaaataacatgaactatttaccatttttgtataatttaattttaatttaatttaattttgtataatataattttaagaaatgaattgtacaaaataacatgaactatttaccatttttgtataatttaaatttattattaaacttgaattttgtaaatattcttATAATTAACTCCGGATTTTAAGGTTGCATGATAGCAAGGGGGCCGGGATGTTTATGCGTaaaatgtgtttgttttttaactgCCCAAATTTAAAGATCCTGTGCTGTACAAAAACTTCCAGTCGACGGGAAGTTTTTGAACTCTCACTTGCTCTCTTTtactaaagtatattttatccgTGTGCcttaaacataaaaaagaaattgtaaCTAAATTTACTTACCAAACAACCCCAGAGAAAAAAGGTTCGTATAACcagaataaaatattgttcaaaGTACACAATTAATCCCccgtatttttatttataaaaatttgttaaatttgtttacgcTGCATcccaacacatacatacatacatacatacatacatacatacatacatacatacatacatacatacatacatacatacatacatacatacatacatacatacatacatacatacatacatacatacatacatacatacatacatacatacatacatacatacatacatacatacatacatacatacatacatacatacatacatacatacatacatacatacatacatacatacatacatacatacatacatacatacatacatacatacatacatacatacatacatacatacatacatacatacatacatacatacatacatacatacatacatacatacatacatacatacatacatacatacatacatacatacatacatacatacatacatacatacatacatacatacatacatacatacatacatacatacatacatacatacatacatacatacatacatacatacatacatacatacatacatacatacatacatacatacatacatacatacatacatacatacatacatacatacatacatacatacatacatacatacatacatacatacatacatacatacatacatacatacatacatacatacatacatacatacatacatacatacatacatacatacatacatacatacatacatacatagacatacatacatacatacatacatacatacatacatacatacatacatacatacatacatacatacatacatacatacatacatacatacatacatacatacatacatacatacatacatacatacatacatacatacatacatacatacatacatacatacatacatacatacatacatacatacatacatacatacatacatacatacatacatacatacatacatacatacatacatacatacatacatacatacatacatacatacatacatacatacatacatacatacatacatacatacatacatacatacatacatacatacatacatacatacatacatacatacatacatacatacatacatacatacatacatacatacatacatacatacatacatacatacatacatacatacatacatacatacatacatacatacatacatacatacatacatacatacatacatacatacatacatacatacatacatacatacatacatacatacatacatacatacatacatacatacatacatacatacatacatacatacatacatacatacatacatacatacatacatacatacatacatacatacatacatacatacatacatacatacatacatacatacatacatacatacatacatacatacatacatacatacatacatacatacatacatacatacatacatacatacatacatacatacatacatacatacatacatacatacatacatacatacatacatacatacatacatacatacatacatacatacatacatacatacatacatacatacatacatacatacatacatacatacatacatacatacatacatacatacatacatacatacatacatacatacatacatacatacatacatacatacatacatacatacatacatacatacatacatacatacatacatacatacatacatacatacatacatacatacatacatacatacatacatacatacatacatacatacatacatacatacatacatacatacatacatacatacatacatacatacatacatacatacatacatacatacatacatacatacatacatacatacatacatacatacatacatacatacatacatacatacatacatacatacatacatacatacatacatacatatacatacatacatacatacatacatacatacatacatacatacatacatacatacatacatacatacatacatacatacatacatacatacatacatacatacatacatacatacatacatacatacatacatacatacatacatacatacatacatacatacatacatacatacatacatacatacatacatacatacatacatacatacatacatacatacatacatacatacatacatacatacatacatacatacatacatacatacatacatacata harbors:
- the LOC135963068 gene encoding uncharacterized protein LOC135963068 — encoded protein: MAALPPERTTLSRPFDNTGVDFAGPFDIKTYAGRGCKVTKGYVLVFVCFATKAIHLEATSEISTQAFLAAFARFFSRRGSPSALYSDNGTAFVGASHIMDVDKTNFISLVRRKLLDKHTFASLEWHFIPPGAPHMGGLWEAGVKSFKMHLKRISHSQSFTYEEFSTLLARIESCLNSRPLSPSSEDPAYLCALTPGHFLIGSPLLSPPEPNLTDHSLSYVNRWQKLKVLHHHFAQRWKEEYLKELHKRFKWKYPQRDYAIGDLVIIRRDNLPPNQWRLGRIEKVVRGKDNRVRVAEVRTANGIVTRPIVKLVLLPNPEQH
- the LOC135963067 gene encoding uncharacterized protein LOC135963067, whose product is MSVLDSFIRASDRVVEFQAYFDTLPTDGHSLHTLEVQKDEIVRLWSDFRSCYDEILNKFNELEEEVEIETLKSRFYSTFEAHVKVLSKSNELLDALCQKASANTAPDPVTVPIIDNSPHITLPPCDTEVFHGDYQSWPTFRDMFTALYRNSKRLSPVEKMCHLIKKTQGEAQTSSNIRRIQRTINDCVTNLSLLKIDTENWDIIFVYICSTCLPEVTLSLWEQSLPNSTELPTWKQMDSFLTSRFQTLESVADIRTTFINPNSSNHNKFPNPKKQNFSDKKKLNSYNTSVSVNKSGKCSICPEVHPLRLCPSFLAMAVEERFAIVKRQKRCTNCLGTSHEFKKCRSQYVCHLCKQKHHSLLHRTESSNPQTATRTVVLPPNSNPSDSRVINPPQTSNCNNNPSTSAEAAAQMRQTYSTQIQSTSNSTVLLGTALVDIYSDNLKYTVRALIDSASEATFISKRLQSKLLLKTRSSQTEVHGLNGALTATSTQLCYIRIGSPIDHMFETSTDAFVVKKLTGELPYYPLSALKDHEFSDLRRADAHIHKCSEIELLLGGDIYPKILRNGLRWDSTQSLVAQQTVFGWIITGKIATQNNIRSVSSFYNEIALNNQLQKFWELEEVPKKPRLSEEDLHCENVYQSTTYRDDSGRFVVSLPFRREYPEDINIGSSRHIALSQFLRNESRLMKNPQLKSEYDRVISEYSSLKQMINVSPSISNSTYYLPHHAVLKPESTTTKLRVVFNASSPSSNGNSLNDLLYPGPILQADLTILILRWRLFRYVFNSDIEKMYRQILVNPSHTPFQRIIFRNSTHEDPQDFELNTVTFGVNCAPYLAIRTLLELAKTCEKSNPAVSDILRNYMYVDDVLAGAHTLSQITPIETQLRKDLFCQKSLNCLTPPVGFPPK